Proteins encoded within one genomic window of Mycolicibacterium monacense:
- a CDS encoding CBS domain-containing protein — MRIADVLRSKGSAVATITETTTVTGLLAELATHNIGAMVVVGQDGVVGMVSERDVVRRLHERGAELLRCPVSEIMTSVLVTCTPADPVDDLSALMTNNRVRHVPVLDNGRLAGIVSIGDVVKNRMEQLQTEQEQLQAYITRG; from the coding sequence ATGCGAATAGCGGACGTGCTGCGCAGCAAGGGCTCAGCGGTGGCGACCATCACCGAGACCACCACGGTGACCGGGCTTCTGGCCGAACTCGCCACCCACAACATCGGCGCGATGGTCGTCGTCGGCCAGGACGGCGTCGTCGGCATGGTCTCCGAACGCGATGTGGTGCGCCGGCTGCACGAACGCGGCGCGGAGCTGCTGCGGTGCCCGGTCTCGGAGATCATGACGAGCGTGCTGGTGACGTGTACACCGGCCGATCCCGTCGACGATCTGTCGGCGTTGATGACCAACAACCGCGTCCGCCACGTGCCGGTGCTCGACAACGGCCGGCTGGCCGGGATCGTGAGCATCGGCGACGTGGTGAAGAACCGGATGGAGCAGTTGCAGACCGAACAGGAGCAGCTGCAGGCCTACATCACCCGGGGATGA
- a CDS encoding LLM class flavin-dependent oxidoreductase → MNTASHVLHGLWRAPEAHNHEFNSLRHWTSLAATVEKAGYDLLFFADVFGLRAPWNGNWRKAVEGGIQVPVNDPSVLASALATVTDTLGIVFTSSIVQDHPFNFARRMSSLDHYTDGRLGWNIVTSFNQNMFRSFGHDGTLAHDERYEWAYEYLDVVYKLWEGSWDEDALVQDKVRGVHSDPAKIHRINHVGPRYRVEGPHFTSPSPQRTPVLFQAGASPAGQLFSARNAEGVYISSPNPAAAHALTSETRALAAANGRDPGAITFAQGLSFVIGDTHREAVRRSDEIKRYLDLEGVALHALGDAGVDAGRFPLDTPLSELGEFTGVQGFARWAAESSGHSEPTIRDLAWVLEGANRVVGTAEEIADRLEEWREAGVDGINVYHATVPGTFTEVADRLFPTLRERGLIATDKSGTLRHKLLGRGDRLPDSHPAAAYRGAFGDNTLLDTVPDPAEELIPG, encoded by the coding sequence ATGAACACCGCATCCCATGTGCTGCACGGGCTGTGGCGCGCGCCGGAGGCACACAACCACGAGTTCAACTCGCTGCGGCACTGGACGTCGCTGGCCGCCACCGTCGAGAAGGCCGGCTACGACCTGCTGTTCTTCGCCGACGTGTTCGGCCTGCGGGCACCGTGGAACGGCAACTGGCGCAAGGCCGTCGAGGGCGGGATCCAGGTGCCGGTCAACGATCCGTCGGTGCTGGCCTCGGCGCTGGCCACGGTGACGGACACGCTCGGCATCGTGTTCACCAGCTCCATCGTGCAGGACCATCCGTTCAACTTCGCGCGGCGGATGTCCTCGCTCGACCACTACACCGACGGCCGGCTCGGATGGAACATCGTCACCAGCTTCAACCAGAACATGTTCCGCAGCTTCGGCCACGACGGCACGCTGGCCCACGACGAACGCTACGAATGGGCCTATGAGTACCTCGACGTGGTCTACAAGCTGTGGGAGGGATCGTGGGACGAGGATGCGCTGGTCCAGGACAAGGTCCGCGGTGTGCACTCCGATCCGGCCAAGATCCACCGCATCAACCACGTCGGACCGCGCTACCGGGTCGAGGGCCCGCACTTCACGTCCCCGTCACCGCAGCGCACACCGGTGCTGTTCCAGGCCGGCGCCTCCCCGGCCGGACAGCTGTTCTCCGCCCGCAACGCCGAAGGCGTCTACATCAGCAGCCCGAATCCCGCTGCGGCGCATGCCCTGACATCGGAAACCCGGGCGCTGGCCGCCGCCAACGGCCGCGACCCCGGCGCCATCACCTTCGCCCAGGGGCTGTCGTTCGTCATCGGTGACACCCACCGCGAGGCGGTCCGCCGCAGCGACGAGATCAAGCGATACCTCGACCTCGAAGGCGTTGCGCTGCATGCGCTCGGCGACGCCGGGGTCGACGCAGGCCGGTTCCCACTGGACACGCCGTTGAGTGAGCTCGGCGAGTTCACCGGCGTGCAGGGGTTCGCCCGGTGGGCCGCCGAATCGTCCGGCCACAGCGAGCCGACCATCCGCGATCTGGCCTGGGTGCTCGAGGGCGCCAACCGCGTCGTCGGCACCGCCGAGGAAATTGCGGATCGCTTGGAGGAGTGGCGGGAGGCCGGCGTCGACGGCATCAACGTCTATCACGCCACCGTGCCGGGCACGTTCACCGAAGTCGCCGACCGGCTGTTCCCGACGCTGCGCGAGCGGGGCCTGATCGCCACCGACAAGTCAGGGACACTGCGGCACAAGCTGCTGGGGCGCGGCGACCGGCTGCCCGACAGCCACCCGGCGGCGGCCTACCGCGGAGCCTTCGGCGACAACACCCTGCTCGACACGGTGCCCGACCCGGCCGAGGAACTCATCCCCGGGTGA
- a CDS encoding MetQ/NlpA family ABC transporter substrate-binding protein, with protein MTSQTSSPAGPGLDLEIKKRKRWPWIAGAVVAVLAVTGGIVYANVSNQDKPFGPNLKVATWSTDIAAENLLGYIAENIAPSHGITIEPVQIDNLIEINRAVDAGNVAGNFFEHQPFLNDAIAANGFELTLAAPTFTWDQATYSDKYRSWNQLPDGARIALRDDPAGQAIALLDLAEAGQITLKPGKDTVAGLPQLGDIESNPKNYRFIQVPIGQLARSLADVDAVVVHISDVYAAGLTEDQILARHPAPKGSEGGLVVSDRHLDDPNVQKLIATFQDPKIAEFLETTDNKLIRDTLGPIS; from the coding sequence ATGACCAGTCAGACCAGTTCGCCGGCCGGACCCGGCCTCGACCTCGAGATCAAGAAGCGCAAACGGTGGCCGTGGATCGCCGGCGCCGTCGTCGCGGTGCTCGCCGTCACCGGCGGCATCGTGTACGCCAACGTGTCGAACCAGGACAAGCCGTTCGGCCCCAACCTCAAGGTCGCGACGTGGAGCACCGACATCGCCGCCGAGAACCTGCTGGGCTACATCGCCGAGAACATCGCCCCGTCCCACGGCATCACGATCGAACCGGTGCAGATCGACAACCTCATCGAGATCAACCGCGCCGTCGACGCCGGCAACGTCGCGGGCAACTTCTTCGAACACCAGCCGTTCCTCAACGACGCCATCGCCGCCAACGGATTCGAACTCACCCTGGCCGCACCGACGTTCACCTGGGACCAAGCGACATACTCCGACAAGTACCGGAGCTGGAACCAGCTGCCCGACGGTGCGAGGATCGCGCTGCGCGACGATCCGGCGGGCCAGGCCATCGCACTGCTCGACCTCGCCGAGGCCGGCCAGATCACCCTCAAGCCGGGCAAGGACACCGTCGCCGGATTGCCGCAGCTCGGTGACATCGAGTCGAATCCCAAGAACTACCGGTTCATCCAGGTGCCGATCGGCCAGCTCGCCCGCAGCCTCGCCGACGTCGACGCCGTCGTCGTGCACATCTCCGACGTGTACGCGGCCGGCCTGACCGAGGACCAGATCCTGGCCCGTCACCCGGCCCCGAAGGGCAGCGAAGGCGGTCTGGTGGTCAGCGACAGACACCTCGACGACCCCAACGTGCAGAAGCTGATCGCCACGTTCCAGGATCCCAAGATCGCCGAGTTCCTGGAGACCACCGACAACAAGCTGATCCGCGACACGCTGGGGCCGATCTCGTGA
- a CDS encoding methionine ABC transporter permease: MNLLAAEDFNTPWANVPDLLLPAYGETWLMVGITMALVVTIGIPVGITLHNTSEFGLYPNPRVFAVLNTIVNIGRSLPFLILMAAIIPVTRFIVGTTIGIQAAIVPMTVAGVPFFARLVQNALREVRTDVADMGLVSGGSTLQVIRTVQLSEALPGLAGALTVNTIAMIEYSAIAGSIGAGGVGNLAITYGYNRFDDNIMIATAVSLIITVQIVQFTGDRVVKALTR, translated from the coding sequence ATGAATCTCCTTGCCGCCGAGGACTTCAACACCCCCTGGGCCAACGTCCCCGACCTGCTGCTGCCCGCCTACGGCGAGACGTGGCTCATGGTCGGCATCACGATGGCGCTGGTGGTGACGATCGGCATCCCGGTCGGCATCACCCTGCACAACACCTCCGAATTCGGGCTCTATCCGAACCCGCGGGTGTTCGCGGTGCTCAACACCATCGTCAACATCGGGCGGTCCCTGCCGTTCCTGATCCTGATGGCCGCGATCATCCCGGTCACCCGGTTCATCGTCGGCACCACGATCGGCATCCAGGCCGCGATCGTGCCGATGACGGTCGCCGGCGTGCCGTTCTTCGCCCGGCTCGTGCAGAACGCGCTGCGCGAGGTCCGCACCGACGTCGCCGACATGGGACTGGTCTCCGGCGGATCGACACTGCAGGTCATCCGGACGGTGCAGCTCTCGGAGGCGCTGCCCGGTCTCGCCGGGGCGCTGACCGTCAACACCATCGCGATGATCGAGTATTCGGCGATCGCTGGGTCGATCGGTGCGGGCGGCGTGGGCAACCTGGCAATCACCTACGGCTACAACCGATTCGACGACAACATCATGATCGCCACCGCTGTGTCGCTGATCATCACGGTCCAGATCGTGCAATTCACCGGCGACCGTGTCGTCAAGGCCCTCACCCGCTGA
- a CDS encoding methionine ABC transporter ATP-binding protein: protein MIEIDNLTKRFGDRTVLDDISLSVGAGEILAVVGPSGAGKSTLSRCVSFLERPTSGSVRVDDADFTRLEGDALIAARRKIGVIFQTAPLLRRRTVAQNVALPLEYLRATDDSVSRRVTELLDRVGLRDRSGYHPAQLSGGQRQRVGIARALALGPSVLLSDEATSGLDPATTKSILALLSHLREDFGLSIILITHEMEVVREIADSVARIDDGRIVESGSVTDVILDPTSALARELLPERPSVPVRGDAEVWEVSHASRHVPLDWLTSIQSVPGISGVQVDVLSASVEAIRGVAVGRAVLAISPAAPPGFADHLSARGLHVTSTAATARKTAA from the coding sequence GCACCGTGCTCGACGACATCTCGCTGTCGGTCGGCGCCGGTGAGATCCTCGCCGTCGTCGGACCCAGCGGCGCCGGTAAGAGCACCCTGTCGCGGTGCGTGAGCTTCCTCGAGCGGCCGACCAGCGGTTCGGTCCGCGTCGACGATGCGGATTTCACCCGGCTCGAGGGCGACGCGCTGATCGCCGCCAGGCGCAAGATCGGCGTCATCTTCCAGACCGCACCGCTGCTGCGCCGGCGCACGGTGGCCCAGAACGTCGCGTTACCGCTCGAATACCTGCGTGCCACCGACGATTCCGTATCCCGGCGTGTCACCGAGCTCCTCGACCGCGTCGGGCTGCGCGACCGCAGCGGGTACCATCCCGCACAACTGTCGGGCGGCCAGCGGCAGCGGGTGGGCATCGCCCGAGCACTGGCTCTGGGGCCGTCGGTCCTGCTCTCCGACGAGGCGACCTCCGGACTCGACCCCGCCACCACGAAGTCCATCCTGGCGCTGCTCAGCCATCTGCGCGAGGACTTCGGCCTGTCGATCATCCTGATCACCCACGAGATGGAGGTGGTGCGCGAGATCGCCGACTCGGTCGCGCGCATCGACGACGGGCGCATCGTCGAGAGCGGTTCGGTCACCGACGTGATCCTGGACCCGACCTCGGCACTGGCGCGTGAGCTGCTGCCCGAGCGGCCCAGCGTGCCGGTGCGCGGCGACGCCGAGGTCTGGGAGGTGTCCCATGCCTCCCGCCACGTTCCCCTGGACTGGCTGACGTCGATCCAGTCGGTGCCCGGAATCTCCGGCGTCCAGGTCGACGTGCTCAGCGCCAGCGTCGAGGCGATCCGCGGTGTGGCGGTGGGCCGCGCGGTCCTCGCCATCTCCCCGGCCGCACCGCCCGGATTCGCCGACCATCTCAGCGCCCGCGGTCTGCACGTGACGTCCACAGCGGCCACCGCACGGAAGACGGCGGCATGA